The Caldicellulosiruptoraceae bacterium PP1 nucleotide sequence CTGGATCTAGACCTGCAGGGATTTTTACGGCTGGAACTGCTCAAAGGCTTATTAATATTGAGGGTTATTTAGTTGGGAAAAAAGCAATAATTATTGGTTCTGGTGATATAGGGCTTATTATGGCAAGAAGGCTTACGTTTGAAAGTGTAAAAGTAGAATGTGTTGTAGAGATTATGCCTTATTCAACAGGACTTAAAAGAAATATAGTTCAATGTTTAGAAGATTTTAATATACCACTTTTATTATCTCATACAGTTACACAAATTCATGGAAAAGAAAGGGTAGAAGGAGTTACAATTGCAAAAGTTGATGAAAAATTCAATATTATTGAAGGAACTGAGAAATATATTGAATGTGATACAGTTTTACTTTCTGTCGGATTGATACCAGAAAATGAATTATCAAGAAATGCAAATATATTAATTGATGAAATAACTCAAGGACCTGTTGTTGACAATACACTATCAACTAATATTGAAGGAATCTTTGCATGCGGAAATGTACTTCATGTTCACGATTTAGTAGATAATGCAACAAAGGAGGCTCAAACAGCAGGTTATTATGCTGCATTATATGCAACCCAGCAAATAAATTACAATAATAATTTTATAAATATTAATCTAAAACATGGTATAAGATATGTTGTACCCCAAAGAATTAACTTAGATTATTTAGATGATATAAAA carries:
- a CDS encoding NAD(P)/FAD-dependent oxidoreductase; its protein translation is MKELFYDVVVIGGGPAGLAAAISSYDANNNLKVALIERDSYLGGILNQCIHNGFGLHYFKEELTGPEYAERFINEINIRNIDIYLNTFVVNMNAEKKLTCINQDGILKINAKSIILSMGCRERTRGAIQIPGSRPAGIFTAGTAQRLINIEGYLVGKKAIIIGSGDIGLIMARRLTFESVKVECVVEIMPYSTGLKRNIVQCLEDFNIPLLLSHTVTQIHGKERVEGVTIAKVDEKFNIIEGTEKYIECDTVLLSVGLIPENELSRNANILIDEITQGPVVDNTLSTNIEGIFACGNVLHVHDLVDNATKEAQTAGYYAALYATQQINYNNNFININLKHGIRYVVPQRINLDYLDDIKLSFRVTKPMNNTNIYVDIDNKRINSIKKQFVTPGEMESIIINKEHLSNLNINSKIEIGIE